The following are encoded together in the Chiroxiphia lanceolata isolate bChiLan1 chromosome 8, bChiLan1.pri, whole genome shotgun sequence genome:
- the PCGF5 gene encoding polycomb group RING finger protein 5 isoform X1, translating into MATQRKHLVKDFNPHITCYICKGYLIKPTTVTECLHTFCKTCIVQHFEDSNDCPRCGNQVHETNPLEMLRLDNTLEEIIFKLVPGLREQELQREIEFWKKNKPQENGQDESPKADKPKVDEECDENEEDKDYHRSDPQIAICLDCLRNNGQSGDNVVKGLMKKFIRCSTRVTVGTIKKFLSLKLKLPSSYELDVLCNGEIMGKDHTMEFIYMTRWRLRGENFRCQNCSASQVCSQDGTFYQSYPMVLQYRPRIDFG; encoded by the exons ATGGCTACTCAGAGGAAGCACTTGGTGAAAGATTTCAATCCTCATATCACCTGCTATATCTGTAAAGGCTATCTCATCAAGCCAACTACAGTAACCGAGTGCCTCCATACCT TTTGTAAGACTTGTATTGTTCAACACTTTGAAGACAGCAATGACTGTCCCAGGTGTGGCAACCAAGTGCATGAGACCAATCCACTAGAAATGTTAAG gCTGGATAACACCTTAGAGGAAATTATATTTAAGTTGGTGCCTGGACTTCGAGAAC AGGAACTGCAGCGAGAGATCgaattttggaagaaaaacaaacctcaagAAAATGGACAAG ATGAAAGTCCAAAAGCTGATAAACCCAAAGTAGATGAGGAGTGtgatgaaaatgaagaagatAAAGACTATCACAGGAGTGACCCACAGATTGCTATCTGCCTCGACTGTTTACGCAACAATGGGCAGTCAGGAGATAATGTAGTCAAA GGTTTAATGAAGAAATTTATCCGCTGTTCTACTCGAGTGACTGTGGGAACTATCAAAAAGTTTCTCagcttaaaattaaaacttccaAGTTCTTATGAG CTGGATGTACTATGCAACGGAGAAATTATGGGGAAGGATCATACTATGGAATTCATCTATATGACAAGATGGAGACTAAGAGGCGAAAAC TTTCGGTGTCAGAACTGCTCAGCTTCGCAAGTCTGCTCACAGGATGGCACTTTTTATCAG tcttacCCCATGGTACTTCAGTATCGACCTAGAATTGACTTCGGTTAG
- the PCGF5 gene encoding polycomb group RING finger protein 5 isoform X2, which produces MATQRKHLVKDFNPHITCYICKGYLIKPTTVTECLHTFCKTCIVQHFEDSNDCPRCGNQVHETNPLEMLRLDNTLEEIIFKLVPGLREQELQREIEFWKKNKPQENGQDESPKADKPKVDEECDENEEDKDYHRSDPQIAICLDCLRNNGQSGDNVVKGLMKKFIRCSTRVTVGTIKKFLSLKLKLPSSYELDVLCNGEIMGKDHTMEFIYMTRWRLRGENSYPMVLQYRPRIDFG; this is translated from the exons ATGGCTACTCAGAGGAAGCACTTGGTGAAAGATTTCAATCCTCATATCACCTGCTATATCTGTAAAGGCTATCTCATCAAGCCAACTACAGTAACCGAGTGCCTCCATACCT TTTGTAAGACTTGTATTGTTCAACACTTTGAAGACAGCAATGACTGTCCCAGGTGTGGCAACCAAGTGCATGAGACCAATCCACTAGAAATGTTAAG gCTGGATAACACCTTAGAGGAAATTATATTTAAGTTGGTGCCTGGACTTCGAGAAC AGGAACTGCAGCGAGAGATCgaattttggaagaaaaacaaacctcaagAAAATGGACAAG ATGAAAGTCCAAAAGCTGATAAACCCAAAGTAGATGAGGAGTGtgatgaaaatgaagaagatAAAGACTATCACAGGAGTGACCCACAGATTGCTATCTGCCTCGACTGTTTACGCAACAATGGGCAGTCAGGAGATAATGTAGTCAAA GGTTTAATGAAGAAATTTATCCGCTGTTCTACTCGAGTGACTGTGGGAACTATCAAAAAGTTTCTCagcttaaaattaaaacttccaAGTTCTTATGAG CTGGATGTACTATGCAACGGAGAAATTATGGGGAAGGATCATACTATGGAATTCATCTATATGACAAGATGGAGACTAAGAGGCGAAAAC tcttacCCCATGGTACTTCAGTATCGACCTAGAATTGACTTCGGTTAG